The following proteins are co-located in the Mesorhizobium sp. M1E.F.Ca.ET.045.02.1.1 genome:
- a CDS encoding YnfA family protein has protein sequence MTYLIYIAAALAEIAGCFSFWAWWRLAKSPLWLVPGLVSLALFGFLLALVDTNAAGRAYAAYGGIYIAASLGWLWLIEGARPDRFDLAGAALCIVGASVILLAPRGV, from the coding sequence ATGACCTATCTCATCTACATCGCAGCCGCGCTTGCCGAGATCGCCGGCTGCTTTTCTTTCTGGGCCTGGTGGCGGCTGGCGAAGTCGCCGCTGTGGCTTGTTCCCGGCCTCGTCTCGCTTGCCCTCTTCGGCTTCCTGCTGGCGCTCGTCGACACCAACGCCGCCGGCCGCGCCTATGCGGCCTATGGCGGCATCTACATCGCCGCCTCGCTCGGCTGGCTTTGGCTGATCGAAGGCGCGCGCCCCGACCGCTTCGACCTCGCCGGCGCCGCGCTCTGCATCGTCGGCGCCTCGGTCATCCTTCTGGCACCGCGGGGAGTCTGA
- a CDS encoding small ribosomal subunit Rsm22 family protein, which translates to MELPAPLRQGVDGLLEKVPLPALKQAARTLSERYRAELRDGRLHMAEDMAVKAYLATRLPATYAAVRASLDALEEARPEFLPKSLLDIGAGPGTMLWATVDVWPELEQAVLVEASASVRKIGQSLAAGAIAARADWVAGDATIDLDGLGPADLVSAAYVLDEIAPASLPKLVGRLWRLTSDTLLVVEPGTPAGWQRVLAVRSQLIEAGAHVSAPCPHVAPCPLVPPDWCHFSRRVARSRLHRLAKEADVPWEDEKFIYLAASRQPAAARAARVIAPPKAGSGKVVLKLCQPDGSAGERLFSKRDGEVFKTARRADWGDTLA; encoded by the coding sequence GTGGAGCTGCCCGCCCCGCTCCGGCAAGGCGTCGACGGCCTGCTCGAAAAGGTGCCGCTGCCGGCGCTGAAACAGGCGGCGAGAACGCTTTCCGAACGCTACCGCGCCGAACTGCGCGACGGCCGTTTGCACATGGCCGAAGACATGGCGGTGAAGGCCTATCTGGCGACCAGGCTGCCCGCAACTTACGCCGCTGTCCGCGCAAGCCTCGATGCGCTGGAAGAGGCTCGACCCGAGTTCCTGCCGAAAAGCCTGCTCGATATCGGCGCCGGGCCTGGCACCATGCTTTGGGCCACGGTGGACGTCTGGCCTGAGCTCGAGCAGGCGGTTCTGGTCGAGGCGAGTGCTTCGGTGCGCAAGATCGGGCAGTCGCTGGCAGCCGGCGCGATCGCCGCCCGCGCGGACTGGGTCGCCGGCGACGCCACCATCGATCTCGACGGTCTCGGGCCCGCCGATCTCGTCAGCGCGGCCTATGTTCTGGACGAGATCGCGCCGGCCTCGCTGCCGAAGCTCGTCGGCAGGCTCTGGCGGTTGACCTCCGACACGCTGCTCGTCGTCGAGCCCGGAACGCCGGCCGGCTGGCAGCGCGTTCTTGCCGTGCGATCGCAGCTCATCGAAGCCGGCGCGCATGTCTCGGCGCCTTGCCCGCACGTGGCGCCCTGCCCGCTTGTTCCGCCCGACTGGTGTCACTTCTCGCGCCGTGTCGCCCGCTCGCGCCTGCATCGGCTGGCCAAGGAGGCCGACGTGCCGTGGGAGGACGAGAAGTTCATCTACCTCGCCGCATCGCGGCAGCCGGCGGCGGCGCGCGCGGCGCGGGTGATCGCGCCGCCGAAAGCGGGTTCGGGCAAGGTGGTGCTAAAGCTTTGCCAACCGGACGGCAGCGCCGGCGAGCGCCTGTTCAGCAAGCGCGACGGCGAAGTGTTCAAGACGGCGCGGCGGGCGGACTGGGGCGATACGCTGGCATAG